A window of Deinococcus aerophilus contains these coding sequences:
- a CDS encoding replication initiator protein A codes for MHQGSESLINELTLARSGVFSILNREGGNDQSWETTFSIGDRNFYVQGMAARGRPHGVDPDVLLALQTLFFDAGCPDDDTVECTAYALLKLTPMGTRGNAYSRLRDSLLRLEGVSWLTRVSRPSGGRYRGTTETTRLIDRISVRDTSLSASGEGGTIEAGAPLRVTFSRHFAQSIREGFYQILDAELLGDLKQPTARSLYRVLQAHRVGDDGSLARELPVIMAAWREATGLSGQRSNNVKRTLDGAHAHLIAAKYLRDVAYEGSGDGTRITYAFEGEADPELVKLLTDMQVARPVAESLVTEHPERIREAASAMRARLAEGFRPRSLGATMVDAVRNPEKYAPPVSTPGPRASRPRGKAAPEPQPMLLPLSREESLGMIRSVLRVKLGRALHGEALEKLMALSPAAVERLAAAARGKEDLIAAVAQATGESP; via the coding sequence ATGCACCAGGGCAGCGAATCGTTGATCAATGAGCTCACCCTGGCGCGTTCCGGGGTGTTCAGCATCCTCAACCGCGAAGGTGGAAACGACCAGAGCTGGGAAACGACGTTCAGCATCGGCGACCGCAATTTCTACGTGCAGGGTATGGCTGCGCGCGGCCGGCCGCATGGGGTGGATCCGGACGTGCTGCTCGCCCTGCAGACCCTGTTCTTCGACGCGGGATGTCCCGACGATGACACGGTGGAGTGCACGGCCTACGCGCTGCTCAAGCTCACCCCGATGGGCACCCGGGGAAACGCCTACAGCCGGCTGCGCGACAGCCTGCTGCGGCTGGAGGGAGTGAGCTGGCTGACGCGCGTGTCCCGGCCGTCGGGGGGGCGCTACCGGGGGACCACCGAGACCACCCGCCTGATCGACCGCATCTCGGTGCGCGACACCAGCCTGAGTGCCAGCGGAGAGGGCGGCACCATCGAGGCGGGCGCTCCGTTGCGCGTGACCTTCTCGCGCCACTTCGCGCAGTCGATTCGCGAGGGCTTCTACCAGATTCTTGACGCCGAGCTGCTGGGCGACCTGAAACAGCCCACCGCGCGCAGCCTGTACCGGGTGCTGCAGGCCCACCGGGTCGGGGACGATGGCTCGCTTGCGCGCGAGCTGCCGGTCATCATGGCCGCGTGGCGTGAGGCCACCGGGCTGAGCGGCCAGCGGTCCAACAACGTCAAACGGACCCTCGACGGGGCCCACGCCCACCTGATCGCGGCAAAGTACCTGCGCGACGTGGCCTATGAGGGCTCGGGCGACGGCACCCGCATCACCTACGCCTTCGAGGGCGAGGCCGACCCCGAGCTGGTGAAGCTGCTCACCGACATGCAGGTCGCCCGCCCGGTGGCCGAGAGCCTGGTCACCGAACATCCCGAGCGCATCCGCGAGGCGGCCAGCGCGATGCGGGCCCGACTGGCCGAGGGGTTCAGGCCCCGCTCGCTGGGAGCGACGATGGTGGACGCGGTCCGGAACCCCGAGAAGTACGCTCCCCCGGTGTCCACGCCAGGGCCCCGGGCGTCCCGGCCCAGGGGCAAGGCGGCCCCGGAACCTCAGCCGATGTTGCTGCCCCTCAGCCGGGAAGAATCGCTGGGCATGATCCGCAGCGTCCTGCGGGTCAAGCTGGGCCGCGCCCTCCACGGCGAGGCGCTGGAGAAACTCATGGCGCTGTCACCGGCGGCGGTCGAACGGCTGGCCGCGGCCGCGCGGGGAAAGGAAGACCTGATCGCGGCCGTGGCGCAGGCCACGGGCGAGTCGCCGTAA